In Providencia zhijiangensis, a single window of DNA contains:
- a CDS encoding host cell division inhibitor Icd-like protein: protein MMNIAANAYQVNDSLLAGNNVCSTYTNQPITVALNYGITDNQSDKLSSDHSVNILAQQSAKTLADVSAKIYANQSPKFTGNQSGKYFLGQSAKHFANLKRGEFTPFAKGDFSHLSKEANYPHWQGLIGVTTQDRIEFCQSIKKEQIEFFESIKKGSQSATLGNVDIEYRASENYEDSIHLVIGKDNNLELIQKCAIHHLRLWVIVGYSKNALAKSSVRICTLNPYKATHDAPSVFFCVYAYAYLRFTVLYRPNSMVMLAGQPKGWLVSLYASSANPVSVTTPIEICTSGGDSLAQYKEIIVMMATPTQTQFKFLFLSIKRSDTTAKPCRIAVTASNEHDARLMLVRDYILSFAGRLPAQEVTA from the coding sequence ATGATGAATATCGCAGCTAATGCCTACCAAGTGAATGATTCCCTACTGGCAGGTAATAACGTATGTTCAACTTACACTAATCAGCCGATTACCGTAGCTTTAAACTACGGTATTACTGACAACCAATCAGACAAACTTTCGTCCGATCACTCGGTCAATATTTTGGCTCAGCAATCAGCTAAAACTTTAGCCGATGTATCAGCGAAAATTTACGCCAATCAATCGCCCAAATTTACGGGAAATCAATCAGGGAAATATTTCCTAGGTCAATCAGCAAAACATTTTGCCAATCTAAAACGTGGGGAATTTACACCATTTGCGAAAGGTGACTTTTCTCATCTTTCTAAAGAGGCTAATTATCCTCATTGGCAAGGTTTAATCGGGGTCACTACACAAGACAGAATTGAGTTTTGTCAGTCCATAAAAAAAGAACAAATTGAGTTTTTTGAGTCCATAAAAAAGGGCAGCCAATCGGCTACCCTTGGAAACGTCGATATTGAATACCGAGCAAGTGAGAACTATGAGGATAGTATTCATCTTGTTATCGGTAAAGATAATAACCTTGAGTTAATACAAAAATGTGCAATACATCACTTGCGCTTATGGGTAATTGTTGGCTATAGTAAAAACGCACTAGCAAAATCTAGTGTCAGGATTTGCACCCTGAACCCGTACAAGGCGACACATGACGCGCCTAGCGTCTTTTTTTGTGTCTATGCCTACGCATACCTACGATTTACGGTATTATATCGCCCAAATTCAATGGTGATGCTGGCAGGGCAACCGAAAGGTTGGCTGGTATCCTTGTACGCCAGTAGTGCAAACCCTGTCAGTGTCACCACCCCTATAGAGATTTGCACCTCTGGTGGTGACTCCTTAGCACAGTACAAGGAGATCATCGTTATGATGGCAACCCCTACCCAAACTCAATTCAAATTCCTGTTTTTGAGCATTAAGCGCTCAGATACTACTGCTAAACCTTGTCGCATTGCTGTTACAGCATCGAACGAACACGATGCAAGACTCATGCTTGTACGTGATTACATTCTGTCATTCGCTGGTCGCTTACCTGCTCAGGAGGTGACAGCATGA
- a CDS encoding Rha family transcriptional regulator: MKPKNYSLIAGGFAHPEISDEPILIQHRTEPRIDSRLFAKRIGIKHKNLFELIKKHIKQLREFGSLPTFETESVKEVGARGIKHNRYYLLNENQFDFMCRIVRGRNHEQMTQFKMDVTKAFSKKRAAEPIRREYLPHYHESRDALRDLGAEKYHYINLARTENRLTGLLTGERASADEQQLGLLVCMQKIEQAAFQDAIDSGLSATQALREVSKRIEQFASLMSPTVRIGG, encoded by the coding sequence ATGAAACCAAAAAATTACAGCTTAATTGCTGGCGGATTCGCTCACCCTGAAATCAGCGACGAACCTATTTTAATTCAACACAGAACCGAGCCAAGAATAGATAGCCGCCTGTTTGCTAAACGTATCGGAATTAAACATAAGAACCTTTTTGAATTAATTAAAAAGCACATAAAACAGCTAAGAGAGTTCGGCTCACTGCCTACGTTTGAAACGGAGTCAGTGAAAGAAGTAGGGGCGCGAGGTATTAAACACAATCGTTATTACCTACTCAATGAAAACCAATTTGATTTTATGTGCCGTATTGTCCGTGGGCGTAATCATGAGCAGATGACACAATTCAAGATGGACGTAACCAAAGCATTTAGTAAGAAGCGCGCTGCTGAACCTATCCGTCGTGAATATCTGCCCCATTACCATGAGTCACGCGACGCACTCAGAGACTTGGGCGCAGAAAAATATCATTACATCAATCTAGCCCGTACAGAGAACCGATTAACAGGGTTGCTCACTGGCGAACGTGCCAGCGCAGACGAGCAACAATTAGGTTTATTAGTCTGTATGCAGAAAATCGAACAGGCAGCGTTTCAGGATGCTATTGATTCGGGTTTATCGGCTACTCAGGCATTGCGTGAAGTCAGTAAACGCATTGAGCAGTTCGCTAGCTTAATGAGTCCTACGGTGCGGATTGGTGGCTAA
- a CDS encoding helix-turn-helix transcriptional regulator codes for MPTVTTLKENLIRLPEVMRRTGYGKAWIYRLIETGQFPKSVKIGTRSIAFVESEVDEWVANKIAESRTGEVA; via the coding sequence ATGCCAACAGTAACAACCTTAAAAGAAAACCTCATTCGCTTACCTGAAGTTATGCGCCGTACTGGCTATGGTAAAGCGTGGATTTATCGCCTCATTGAAACAGGTCAATTCCCTAAATCAGTAAAAATCGGCACTCGTTCTATTGCTTTCGTTGAGTCAGAGGTGGATGAGTGGGTAGCAAATAAGATTGCTGAATCACGCACTGGTGAGGTGGCATAA